From the genome of Chania multitudinisentens RB-25, one region includes:
- a CDS encoding efflux RND transporter periplasmic adaptor subunit, with translation MKMRFSLALLAALVGGGAAGYWFANQQSAAVKPTNSAAERQVLYWYDPMVPGQRFDKPGKSPFMDMELVPRYADEQEQDGGVTISARQQQNLGVRTETAQLRELDVQLNAYGSVATNERSVQVIAARASGLVEKLYVRASQQQVKKGEALAQLWVPDWNAAQQEYLAIRTLGDSALTAAARQRLELQFMPEAIIRQVERSGKPQTRITVTAPENGFINKLDVREGAQVAATQGLFELASLDPVWVVIDYPQAQAGLLQVGDAVQASSASWPGERFSGEVSELLPNVDPLTRTFKARIVLQNPQQKLKPGMYLQVSLTSNAGAKPVLAIPQEALIGNGDHNRVLVAAGNGHFTPVEVVTGLAQGGWVEIKQGLQAGQQVVTSGQFLIDSEASMRSALPQLAGEAQVKQYQAQAVVEALDGDNITLSHEPVPELKWPAMTMDFTLPKSGLPAGIGIGNQVMIHFSVDENGSHISQILPQAAEHGGHP, from the coding sequence ATGAAAATGCGTTTTAGCCTGGCGCTGTTGGCAGCGCTAGTGGGCGGTGGAGCAGCCGGTTACTGGTTTGCCAATCAGCAATCTGCGGCAGTGAAGCCAACGAACAGCGCCGCTGAACGGCAGGTATTGTATTGGTACGATCCGATGGTGCCCGGCCAGCGGTTTGATAAACCGGGTAAATCTCCGTTTATGGATATGGAACTGGTGCCGCGCTATGCCGATGAACAGGAGCAGGACGGCGGCGTCACCATCAGCGCACGTCAGCAGCAAAACCTCGGGGTGCGCACCGAGACAGCACAGCTGCGTGAGCTGGATGTGCAGCTCAATGCCTATGGCAGCGTGGCGACCAACGAACGCAGCGTGCAGGTGATCGCTGCGCGTGCCAGTGGTCTGGTCGAGAAGCTTTACGTGCGTGCCAGTCAGCAACAGGTGAAGAAAGGCGAGGCGCTGGCGCAACTGTGGGTTCCGGATTGGAATGCGGCACAGCAGGAATATCTGGCGATTCGCACGCTGGGGGACAGTGCGCTGACCGCCGCCGCCCGCCAGCGTTTAGAGCTGCAATTTATGCCAGAAGCCATTATTCGCCAGGTAGAGCGCAGCGGCAAACCGCAGACGCGTATTACCGTCACCGCACCGGAAAACGGGTTTATCAATAAACTGGATGTGCGTGAAGGCGCACAGGTGGCCGCCACGCAGGGGCTGTTTGAGCTGGCGAGCCTCGATCCGGTTTGGGTCGTGATTGATTATCCGCAGGCGCAGGCCGGTTTGTTACAGGTGGGGGATGCGGTGCAGGCCAGTTCTGCCAGTTGGCCGGGGGAGCGCTTTAGCGGCGAAGTAAGCGAACTGCTGCCGAATGTTGACCCGCTGACGCGCACCTTCAAGGCGCGTATTGTGCTGCAAAACCCGCAACAGAAGCTGAAACCGGGTATGTATCTGCAAGTGTCTCTAACGTCAAATGCCGGAGCGAAACCGGTGTTGGCGATCCCGCAGGAGGCGTTGATCGGCAACGGTGATCATAACCGGGTGCTGGTAGCCGCAGGTAATGGCCATTTCACCCCGGTTGAGGTGGTGACCGGGTTGGCGCAGGGCGGTTGGGTAGAGATCAAACAAGGGTTACAAGCCGGGCAACAGGTGGTGACCTCTGGTCAGTTCCTGATTGACTCCGAAGCCAGCATGCGCAGTGCCTTGCCGCAGTTGGCCGGGGAAGCGCAGGTGAAACAGTATCAGGCGCAAGCGGTGGTTGAAGCGCTGGACGGCGATAACATTACGCTGTCGCATGAACCAGTGCCAGAGCTGAAGTGGCCAGCGATGACCATGGATTTCACCCTGCCGAAAAGTGGCTTACCTGCTGGTATCGGTATCGGCAACCAGGTGATGATCCATTTCAGCGTGGATGAAAACGGTTCACACATCAGCCAAATCCTACCGCAAGCCGCGGAACATGGAGGCCATCCATGA
- a CDS encoding efflux RND transporter permease subunit yields the protein MIASVIRWSISNRLLVLLASLLLAGWGIWALQKAPLDALPDLSDVQVIVRVTYPGKAPQVIEDQVTYPLTTTMLTVPGATTVRGFSMFGDAYIYILFEDGTDPYWARSRVLESLSQVQSSLPAQAKVALGPDATGVGWIYEYVLVDKSGKHSLADLRALQDWTLKFELKTVPNVAEVASVGGMVRQYQVVLKPESMRALNITHQQVVSAIQDANQEGGGALLEMGEAEYMVRTSGYLKKLDDFNNVVITVRDGVPILLAQVAAVREGPEMRRGIAELNGEGEVAGGIVVMRYGKNALETIKALKVKLNQIQQTLSPGVEIVPVYDRSQLIERAIDTLSFKLLEEFLVVAVVCALFLSHFRSALVAIITLPLGILGAFVVMHYQGVNANIMSLGGIAIAIGAMVDAAIVMIENMHKVLEQWRQRHPGQQPTSQDYWRISEQAAVEVGPALFCSLLIITLSFIPVFSLQAQEGRMFAPLAFTKTYAMAVSAGLGITLVPVLMGYFIRGRIPDEHANPLNRWLIRLYQPLLAAVLARPKTTLGISAVLLVLTLYPLSRLGSEFMPPLDEGDLLYMPSTLPGISAREAARLLQLTDRLIKTVPEVDTVFGKAGRAETATDPAPLTMLETTIRFKPREQWRPGMTMDKLVAELDSVVKVPGIANVWVPPIRNRLDMLATGIKSPVGIKVNGSNIADIERASNQIEQVVKQVPGVTSALAERIAGGRYVDIDIDRQRAARYGVSVNELQSIVATLVGGENIGETIEGRARYPINIRYPREIRDSLQALRELPVVTAAGSQVPLAELADIRLSEGPPMLKSENARLSDWIYVDLRGRDLKSAVEEMQRAVAQQVTLPAGVSVSWSGQFEYLERASAQLKIVLPVTLGIIFVLLFVTFNSVRDALLIMATLPFALIGGVWLLFLLNYNLSVAGAVGFIALAGVAAEFGVIMVLYLNQALAKHRQPDEPLSHQQLMAAISEGAVLRVRPKVMTVATIMAGLLPIMWGGGAGAEVMQRIAAPMIGGMVSAPLLSMVVIPAVYLLLHRKR from the coding sequence ATGATTGCTTCGGTGATTCGTTGGTCGATAAGCAATCGCCTGCTGGTGCTGCTGGCATCGCTGCTGCTGGCCGGTTGGGGGATTTGGGCATTGCAGAAGGCTCCGCTGGATGCATTGCCCGATCTTTCCGATGTGCAGGTGATCGTGCGCGTCACTTATCCGGGGAAAGCGCCGCAGGTGATTGAAGATCAGGTGACTTACCCGTTGACCACTACTATGCTGACGGTGCCGGGGGCCACCACGGTGCGCGGTTTCTCAATGTTTGGTGATGCTTACATTTATATTCTGTTTGAAGACGGTACCGATCCCTATTGGGCGCGTTCACGGGTACTGGAGTCGTTGAGTCAGGTGCAATCTTCACTGCCTGCACAGGCGAAAGTGGCACTGGGGCCGGATGCGACCGGCGTTGGCTGGATCTATGAGTATGTGCTGGTAGACAAAAGCGGCAAACACAGCCTGGCAGATCTGCGTGCTTTGCAGGACTGGACGCTGAAGTTCGAGCTGAAAACCGTCCCCAATGTGGCCGAAGTGGCCAGCGTCGGCGGCATGGTGCGCCAGTATCAGGTGGTGTTGAAGCCAGAAAGTATGCGGGCGTTGAACATTACGCATCAGCAGGTGGTCAGTGCGATTCAGGATGCCAATCAGGAAGGCGGTGGGGCGCTGCTGGAGATGGGCGAAGCGGAATATATGGTGCGCACCTCCGGCTATCTGAAAAAGCTTGATGACTTTAATAACGTGGTGATCACCGTGCGTGATGGTGTGCCAATCCTGCTTGCGCAGGTGGCTGCCGTGCGTGAAGGGCCGGAAATGCGCCGCGGCATCGCGGAGCTGAACGGTGAAGGCGAAGTGGCCGGAGGCATTGTGGTGATGCGTTACGGCAAAAACGCGCTGGAAACCATCAAAGCGCTGAAGGTGAAGCTGAATCAGATCCAACAAACTCTGTCGCCGGGCGTAGAGATTGTGCCAGTTTACGATCGTTCCCAACTGATCGAGCGCGCGATCGACACGTTATCTTTCAAACTGCTGGAAGAGTTCCTGGTGGTGGCCGTTGTGTGCGCGTTGTTCCTGTCGCATTTCCGTTCGGCGCTGGTGGCGATTATCACGTTGCCGTTAGGGATTTTGGGCGCTTTTGTGGTGATGCACTACCAGGGGGTCAACGCCAACATCATGTCGTTGGGGGGAATTGCGATCGCCATTGGCGCAATGGTGGATGCGGCGATTGTGATGATCGAGAACATGCACAAAGTGCTGGAGCAGTGGCGACAGCGCCACCCTGGTCAGCAACCCACCTCACAGGATTACTGGCGTATTTCTGAACAGGCGGCGGTGGAGGTTGGCCCGGCGTTGTTTTGCAGCCTGCTGATCATCACCCTGTCATTTATTCCGGTGTTCTCGTTGCAGGCGCAGGAAGGGCGGATGTTTGCGCCGTTGGCGTTCACCAAAACCTATGCCATGGCGGTTTCCGCCGGGTTGGGCATCACCCTGGTGCCGGTGTTGATGGGGTATTTCATCCGAGGCCGTATTCCAGACGAACATGCCAACCCGCTTAATCGCTGGCTGATCCGCCTGTATCAGCCGCTGCTGGCGGCGGTGCTGGCACGGCCAAAAACTACGCTGGGGATTTCCGCCGTGCTGCTGGTGCTGACGCTGTACCCGCTCAGCCGTTTGGGCAGTGAATTTATGCCGCCGTTGGATGAAGGGGATTTGCTGTATATGCCATCCACCTTGCCGGGCATTTCTGCCCGCGAAGCAGCGCGTTTGTTGCAATTGACCGACCGCTTGATCAAAACCGTGCCGGAAGTGGATACGGTGTTCGGCAAGGCTGGGCGGGCAGAAACCGCCACCGATCCGGCACCGCTGACCATGCTGGAAACCACCATCCGCTTTAAACCGCGCGAGCAGTGGCGGCCTGGCATGACGATGGACAAGCTGGTGGCGGAATTGGACAGCGTGGTCAAGGTGCCCGGTATTGCCAACGTCTGGGTGCCGCCGATCCGCAACCGGCTGGATATGCTGGCGACCGGCATCAAAAGCCCGGTGGGCATCAAGGTTAACGGCAGCAATATTGCCGATATCGAACGCGCCTCCAACCAGATTGAACAGGTGGTAAAGCAGGTTCCGGGGGTTACTTCGGCGCTGGCGGAGCGTATTGCCGGTGGGCGCTATGTGGATATTGATATCGATCGCCAGCGCGCAGCGCGTTACGGCGTTTCGGTCAACGAACTGCAATCGATAGTGGCAACGTTGGTGGGCGGTGAGAATATTGGTGAAACCATCGAAGGGCGCGCGCGTTACCCGATCAACATCCGTTATCCCCGCGAGATCCGCGATTCGCTGCAAGCCTTGCGTGAACTGCCGGTGGTGACGGCAGCAGGCAGCCAGGTGCCGCTGGCAGAACTGGCGGATATTCGGCTGAGCGAAGGCCCGCCAATGCTGAAAAGTGAGAACGCCCGGCTTTCTGACTGGATCTATGTCGATCTGCGCGGGCGCGACCTGAAATCGGCAGTGGAAGAGATGCAGCGGGCGGTAGCGCAGCAGGTAACGTTGCCCGCCGGGGTTTCTGTCAGTTGGTCCGGGCAGTTCGAGTATTTGGAACGCGCCAGCGCCCAGTTAAAAATCGTGCTGCCGGTGACGCTGGGGATTATCTTCGTGCTGCTGTTTGTCACTTTCAACAGCGTGCGTGACGCATTGCTGATTATGGCGACGCTGCCGTTTGCGCTGATCGGCGGGGTATGGCTGCTGTTCCTGCTCAATTACAACCTGTCGGTGGCCGGTGCGGTGGGGTTTATTGCATTGGCGGGGGTTGCGGCGGAGTTTGGCGTCATTATGGTGCTGTATCTCAATCAGGCGCTGGCAAAACACCGGCAACCCGACGAACCGCTAAGCCACCAACAACTGATGGCCGCCATCAGCGAGGGGGCAGTATTGCGCGTGCGGCCAAAAGTGATGACGGTGGCGACCATTATGGCCGGTTTGCTGCCGATCATGTGGGGCGGTGGCGCGGGTGCGGAAGTGATGCAGCGAATTGCTGCGCCGATGATCGGTGGGATGGTGAGTGCGCCGTTGCTGTCGATGGTGGTGATCCCGGCGGTGTATTTGTTATTGCATAGGAAACGGTAG
- a CDS encoding TolC family protein: MAKLLSHPLRVGWLLLACYTASTAAAELTLEQALTAAERYSAELSANQHQANALQNMADSALQLPDPKLNIGIENIPVQGNNGRRLTREGMTMERVGIMQDYVSSSKRQRKADTLRAEANRTAAGSATIRARLQQQTAQAWLELALSQQTLKDAQTLVNESERQIAAQHTGVASGSSPATNVIDARLTLLAMQDRASEAQRDVAIAQARLTQLTGQPEASTHGALPRFERLPAENQMLQQAIKQHPEVVQASREADVAKARSAQSEIAAIPDVGIEVYYGKRADGYEDLAGVMFTVDLPLFRSQRQDKDHAADVSRSMEANDQLTLLLRDHQAQLNTLLAQYQAAQDQWQRQQQQAIPLQQQRLALQLAQYRSGKSDLSSVLEARRALLDSRLGAGKAARELAQLWAALRYLTPQETAQ, translated from the coding sequence ATGGCCAAATTACTTTCTCACCCATTGCGGGTGGGGTGGTTGCTGCTCGCCTGTTATACGGCGAGCACAGCGGCTGCCGAACTGACGCTGGAGCAAGCGCTGACAGCGGCAGAACGCTACTCGGCGGAGCTTTCGGCTAATCAGCACCAGGCTAATGCTTTGCAGAATATGGCTGATTCGGCGTTGCAACTGCCCGATCCTAAATTAAACATCGGGATCGAAAACATCCCGGTACAGGGCAACAATGGTCGACGTCTGACCCGTGAAGGCATGACCATGGAACGGGTTGGCATCATGCAGGATTACGTCAGCAGCAGTAAGCGCCAGCGTAAAGCGGATACGTTGCGCGCCGAGGCGAATAGAACCGCAGCCGGCAGCGCCACTATTCGTGCTCGTTTGCAGCAGCAAACGGCGCAGGCGTGGCTGGAATTGGCGCTGAGCCAGCAAACGCTGAAAGATGCCCAAACGCTGGTCAATGAGAGTGAACGCCAGATCGCCGCACAGCATACCGGCGTGGCCAGCGGCAGTTCACCCGCGACTAACGTGATCGATGCGCGTTTGACCTTGCTGGCGATGCAGGATCGGGCCAGTGAAGCACAGCGTGATGTCGCTATCGCTCAGGCCCGCCTGACGCAGTTAACCGGCCAGCCAGAAGCCAGCACCCATGGCGCGTTACCACGCTTCGAACGTTTACCGGCTGAAAACCAGATGTTGCAGCAGGCGATCAAACAGCACCCGGAAGTGGTACAGGCCAGCCGCGAAGCCGATGTGGCTAAAGCCCGTTCGGCCCAGTCGGAAATCGCTGCCATCCCGGATGTGGGGATTGAGGTGTATTACGGCAAACGAGCCGATGGCTATGAGGATTTGGCGGGAGTGATGTTTACCGTTGATCTGCCGTTGTTCCGTTCGCAGCGGCAAGACAAAGATCATGCCGCTGATGTTTCCCGCTCTATGGAGGCCAATGACCAACTGACCTTACTGCTCCGCGATCACCAGGCTCAGCTCAATACGCTACTGGCCCAGTATCAGGCTGCGCAGGACCAATGGCAGCGCCAACAGCAACAGGCCATCCCGCTGCAACAACAGCGGCTGGCGCTGCAATTGGCGCAATACCGCAGCGGTAAAAGCGATCTATCGTCGGTACTGGAGGCGCGTCGGGCGTTGCTCGACAGCCGTCTTGGCGCGGGTAAAGCGGCTCGCGAACTGGCGCAATTGTGGGCTGCGCTGCGTTACCTCACTCCGCAGGAGACAGCACAATGA
- the apbE gene encoding FAD:protein FMN transferase ApbE, with protein MVHSLTKGLLLTVTLILLAACNDTETRPQIDIEGKTMGTFYSVKISGNIAQNKQQLQQEIDALLEQANDDISTYRPHSVLSRFNQHRSSEPQPIPRGMADIILMAQRIGRDTGGAMDITVGPLVNLWGFGPDKRVVKVPQQQQIDAAKQQIGLQHLKLISDHQGEWLQKELPEMYVDLSTLGEGYAVDQLVRLMARHGITHYLVSVGGAVSSRGVNGQGQPWRVAIQKPTDRENAVQALVDLQGYGISTAGSYRNYFEQDGQRYSHVIDPTTGRPINHRLVSATVIAPTALEADGWDTGLMVLGTEKALKLAEEKGLAVYLISKTDEGFSAVMTPQFKAFLVQ; from the coding sequence ATGGTTCACTCCCTGACCAAAGGGCTCTTACTGACGGTGACACTCATCCTGCTTGCCGCCTGCAATGACACTGAAACCCGCCCCCAAATCGATATCGAAGGTAAAACCATGGGCACCTTTTACAGTGTGAAGATCAGCGGCAATATCGCGCAGAATAAGCAGCAGTTACAGCAGGAAATCGATGCTCTGCTGGAACAGGCCAACGACGATATTTCGACCTATCGCCCGCATTCCGTGCTCTCTCGTTTCAACCAACATCGCAGCAGTGAGCCGCAACCGATTCCACGCGGCATGGCCGATATTATCCTGATGGCACAACGCATTGGCCGCGATACCGGCGGTGCGATGGATATTACCGTTGGCCCGCTGGTAAACCTATGGGGATTCGGCCCGGATAAACGGGTGGTCAAAGTTCCGCAACAGCAGCAAATTGATGCCGCCAAGCAGCAGATCGGCCTGCAACATCTGAAACTGATCAGCGACCACCAAGGCGAATGGCTACAGAAAGAGTTACCGGAGATGTATGTCGATCTCTCCACGCTAGGCGAAGGCTATGCGGTGGATCAACTGGTGCGCCTGATGGCGCGCCATGGGATTACTCACTATCTGGTGTCGGTGGGCGGTGCGGTATCTTCGCGCGGCGTTAATGGCCAAGGCCAACCTTGGCGGGTCGCCATCCAAAAACCCACCGACCGCGAAAATGCGGTACAGGCTCTGGTTGATCTGCAAGGCTACGGCATCAGCACTGCGGGCAGCTACCGTAACTATTTTGAACAGGACGGGCAGCGTTATTCTCATGTGATCGATCCCACGACCGGCCGGCCGATTAACCATCGGCTGGTTTCCGCCACGGTGATCGCACCAACGGCGCTGGAAGCCGACGGCTGGGATACCGGCCTGATGGTGCTAGGCACGGAAAAAGCGCTGAAACTGGCGGAAGAAAAAGGGCTGGCGGTGTACCTGATCAGCAAGACCGATGAGGGTTTCAGCGCAGTGATGACGCCACAGTTTAAGGCGTTTTTGGTGCAGTAA
- the mnmC gene encoding bifunctional tRNA (5-methylaminomethyl-2-thiouridine)(34)-methyltransferase MnmD/FAD-dependent 5-carboxymethylaminomethyl-2-thiouridine(34) oxidoreductase MnmC yields the protein MSHPPIQTAALSWNEQGTPVSKQFDDVYFSNQDGLEETRYVFLNGNRLPQRFTEHARSGFIVAETGFGTGLNFLTLWQAFARFRSAYPTATLQRLHFISFEKFPLQPADLAAAHAQWPELAAFASELRAQWPLPLAGCHRLLLADGNITLDLWFGDVNQLLPHIDASMNNQIDAWFLDGFAPSKNPDMWNEPLFAAMARFARPGGSFATFTAAGFVRRGLQQAGFTVSKCKGFGQKREMLAGSLPADAPPTAHPQPWLLRQAAQNTDDVAIIGGGIASALVALALLRRGANVTLYCADAQPAEGASGNRQGALYPLLNGRGDALERFFSAAFPFARRQYDALLQQGAEFDHQWCGVSQLAYDDKNAGKIAKILAVAWPPALTQAADHDTLSALCGVDTGFGGIHYPLGGWLCPAELTRTALALAQQQGLTCHYQHRLVGLERAGAGWQLQFAAGHTCEHATVILANGHQLPALAQSAALPITAVRGQVSHIPTTPALSALKQVLCYDGYLTPVNPANQQHCIGASYQRGETSTEYRESEQQENRTRLLRCLPDQAWPQQVDINGQQARCGVRSAIRDHMPMVGALPDYAATLAQYGDLPQQRLRGAAIADAPIHSGLFVIGALGSRGLCSAPLAAEILAAQLFGEPLPGDAETLAALNPNRLWVRKLLKGRAV from the coding sequence GTGAGCCACCCCCCTATCCAAACCGCAGCCTTAAGCTGGAATGAACAGGGTACACCTGTTTCTAAACAGTTCGATGACGTCTATTTTTCTAATCAGGATGGGTTGGAAGAAACCCGTTATGTGTTTCTTAACGGTAATCGGCTGCCGCAGCGTTTTACTGAGCATGCACGCTCAGGGTTTATTGTGGCGGAAACCGGCTTCGGCACCGGACTGAATTTTCTTACTTTATGGCAGGCATTTGCCCGCTTTCGCAGCGCATATCCCACAGCAACATTGCAACGCCTGCACTTTATCAGCTTTGAGAAATTCCCGTTACAACCTGCCGATCTGGCGGCTGCCCATGCACAATGGCCAGAGCTGGCCGCGTTTGCCAGTGAACTGCGTGCCCAGTGGCCGCTGCCATTAGCGGGCTGCCACCGATTGTTGCTTGCCGACGGGAATATTACCCTCGATCTGTGGTTCGGTGACGTCAACCAATTGTTGCCGCATATCGATGCCAGCATGAACAACCAGATCGATGCCTGGTTCCTTGATGGTTTTGCCCCATCAAAAAACCCCGACATGTGGAACGAACCCCTGTTTGCCGCAATGGCGCGTTTTGCCCGCCCCGGCGGCAGTTTTGCCACCTTCACTGCGGCAGGGTTTGTACGCCGTGGATTGCAACAGGCTGGTTTTACCGTCAGCAAATGCAAAGGTTTTGGTCAGAAACGTGAAATGCTTGCCGGTTCCTTGCCTGCCGATGCCCCACCCACAGCCCACCCGCAGCCGTGGTTGCTGCGCCAGGCGGCACAAAACACCGACGATGTGGCGATTATCGGCGGCGGCATTGCCAGCGCACTCGTCGCCTTGGCCCTATTGCGGCGTGGGGCCAACGTCACGCTCTATTGCGCCGATGCGCAACCGGCCGAAGGAGCTTCTGGCAACCGCCAAGGCGCACTCTATCCGTTGCTGAATGGCCGGGGCGATGCACTGGAAAGATTTTTCAGTGCCGCCTTCCCTTTTGCCCGCCGTCAGTATGATGCGTTGTTACAACAAGGGGCTGAGTTTGACCATCAATGGTGCGGCGTCAGCCAATTAGCCTATGACGATAAAAACGCCGGGAAGATTGCCAAGATCCTGGCCGTTGCCTGGCCGCCTGCCCTGACGCAAGCGGCCGATCACGACACCCTCAGCGCATTGTGCGGCGTTGATACCGGTTTTGGCGGCATCCATTACCCATTGGGTGGTTGGCTATGCCCTGCCGAACTGACACGCACCGCATTGGCTCTAGCCCAGCAACAAGGCTTGACGTGCCATTATCAACATAGGCTTGTTGGCCTGGAGCGTGCGGGTGCAGGCTGGCAACTGCAATTTGCCGCCGGGCATACCTGTGAACATGCAACGGTGATCCTGGCTAATGGTCATCAGTTACCGGCACTGGCACAAAGTGCAGCACTGCCGATAACGGCGGTGCGCGGCCAGGTTTCACATATCCCCACCACGCCAGCGCTGAGTGCGCTGAAACAGGTATTGTGTTACGACGGCTATCTGACCCCGGTCAACCCTGCCAACCAGCAGCATTGCATTGGAGCCAGCTATCAGCGTGGGGAAACCAGCACGGAATATCGCGAAAGCGAACAGCAGGAAAACCGCACACGCCTGCTGCGCTGCCTGCCGGATCAGGCGTGGCCGCAGCAGGTGGATATTAATGGTCAGCAGGCGCGTTGCGGCGTGCGCAGCGCCATACGCGACCATATGCCAATGGTAGGCGCGCTACCGGATTATGCCGCTACCTTGGCACAGTATGGCGATTTACCACAGCAACGCCTGCGCGGGGCAGCAATTGCCGATGCACCGATCCATTCAGGGTTGTTCGTGATTGGCGCACTGGGATCCCGTGGCCTGTGTTCGGCTCCGCTGGCGGCAGAAATTCTGGCTGCACAGCTATTTGGCGAACCCTTGCCGGGGGATGCTGAAACGCTGGCAGCGCTGAATCCGAATCGCCTGTGGGTTAGAAAACTGTTGAAAGGGCGCGCCGTTTAA
- a CDS encoding copper-binding protein, whose protein sequence is MRNLFAIIFISLFLSSAAVAAEMQHHQHAAPAEATVYHSTGIVKAWGETKVLLAHPAIPALSWPPMTMNFLQPQPPLPALAAGTAVDFSFHQVDGGYQLTAISASQQ, encoded by the coding sequence ATGCGTAACCTATTTGCCATTATTTTCATTTCTCTGTTTTTATCTTCTGCCGCCGTTGCTGCGGAAATGCAACACCATCAACATGCCGCGCCAGCAGAGGCCACCGTCTATCACTCTACGGGGATCGTTAAAGCCTGGGGAGAGACGAAAGTCTTGCTGGCTCATCCGGCGATCCCAGCCTTGAGTTGGCCGCCAATGACCATGAATTTCCTTCAGCCCCAGCCCCCATTGCCAGCGCTAGCCGCAGGAACCGCGGTTGATTTCAGCTTCCATCAGGTTGATGGTGGCTATCAACTGACGGCTATCAGCGCCAGCCAACAATAA
- a CDS encoding YfcL family protein, whose amino-acid sequence MIEEVEAHILALIDDMVEHASDDELFAGGYLRGHLTLAVAEAEAHDEQSAEQLEARVQSSLGKAIAAGELSPPDQALVLGMWEKLYQTVLSTQ is encoded by the coding sequence ATGATCGAAGAAGTTGAAGCGCACATTCTGGCGCTGATTGATGACATGGTAGAACACGCCAGTGATGATGAACTGTTTGCTGGTGGCTACCTGCGCGGTCATTTGACGCTGGCGGTAGCTGAGGCAGAAGCGCATGACGAACAGAGCGCTGAACAGCTTGAAGCGCGTGTGCAGAGCAGCTTGGGGAAAGCCATCGCTGCCGGAGAGCTTTCCCCCCCGGATCAGGCACTGGTGCTCGGCATGTGGGAAAAGCTGTATCAGACAGTGTTATCCACTCAATAA
- the fabB gene encoding beta-ketoacyl-ACP synthase I has protein sequence MKRAVITGLGIVSSIGNNQQEVLASLQEGRSGITFSQELKDSGMRSHVWGNVKLDTTGLIDRKVVRFMSDASIYAYLSMEQAIKDSGLAADQVSNDRTGLVVGSGGGSPRNQVAGSDGMRAKGLRGVGPYMVTKAMASGVSACLATPFKIRGVNYSISSACATSAHCIGHAVELIQLGKQDVVFAGGGEELCWEMACEFDAMGALSTSYNDTPEKASRTYDAARDGFVIAGGGGMVVVEELEHALARGAHIYAEIIGYGATSDGADMVAPSGEGAVRCMKMALQGVDTPIDYMNVHGTSTPVGDVKELGAIREVFGDNTPAISSTKAMTGHSLGAAGVQEAIYSLLMVEHGFIAPSINIDNLDEKAVGMNIITEPTQRELTTVMSNSFGFGGTNATLVMRKLQK, from the coding sequence ATGAAACGTGCAGTGATTACTGGCCTGGGAATCGTCTCCAGCATTGGTAACAACCAGCAGGAGGTCCTGGCAAGTTTGCAGGAAGGACGTTCTGGGATCACTTTTTCTCAGGAACTGAAAGATTCTGGCATGCGTAGTCACGTATGGGGCAATGTTAAACTGGATACCACCGGTCTGATTGACCGCAAAGTGGTGCGCTTTATGAGCGATGCATCCATTTATGCCTATCTTTCTATGGAACAGGCGATTAAAGACTCTGGTCTGGCTGCTGACCAAGTGTCCAACGATCGTACCGGCCTGGTGGTGGGTTCCGGCGGTGGCTCACCGCGTAATCAGGTTGCGGGCTCTGATGGCATGCGGGCCAAAGGTTTGCGCGGCGTTGGCCCTTATATGGTCACCAAAGCGATGGCTTCCGGCGTTTCTGCCTGCCTGGCAACCCCCTTCAAAATCCGCGGCGTGAATTATTCCATCAGCTCCGCCTGCGCGACTTCTGCACACTGTATCGGCCATGCGGTTGAACTGATTCAACTGGGTAAACAGGATGTGGTATTCGCCGGTGGTGGTGAAGAACTGTGTTGGGAAATGGCCTGTGAGTTCGACGCAATGGGTGCGTTGTCCACCAGCTACAACGACACACCAGAAAAAGCTTCCCGCACTTACGATGCTGCGCGTGATGGTTTCGTTATCGCCGGCGGCGGCGGTATGGTGGTGGTTGAAGAATTGGAGCACGCGCTGGCGCGCGGTGCGCATATCTATGCTGAAATCATCGGTTATGGCGCAACCTCTGACGGTGCCGACATGGTGGCTCCATCGGGTGAAGGCGCGGTGCGCTGCATGAAGATGGCGTTGCAGGGGGTGGATACCCCGATCGATTATATGAACGTACACGGTACTTCAACGCCGGTTGGTGACGTGAAAGAACTGGGTGCCATCCGTGAAGTGTTCGGTGATAACACTCCGGCGATCTCTTCCACCAAAGCCATGACCGGCCACTCATTGGGGGCGGCTGGTGTGCAGGAAGCCATCTACAGCCTGCTGATGGTTGAACACGGTTTTATCGCGCCAAGCATCAATATTGATAATCTGGACGAAAAAGCCGTGGGTATGAATATCATCACTGAGCCGACGCAGCGTGAATTGACCACGGTGATGTCCAACAGCTTTGGCTTTGGTGGCACCAACGCAACGCTGGTCATGCGTAAACTGCAAAAATAA